From Penicillium psychrofluorescens genome assembly, chromosome: 1, one genomic window encodes:
- a CDS encoding uncharacterized protein (ID:PFLUO_002030-T1.cds;~source:funannotate), whose amino-acid sequence MLREVKPKNPRIARILKAREPQLIEPPKKTLLLHGAKCPQVLDTVLKTFHSLTKPHSIMFHKKNENIRPFENTESIEFLANKNDCGLVVFGSSNKKRPNCVTIARIYNTQLLDMCELLLLPAADGETIPPINELVMHIGVELRPMMLFAGSPWDDPTSSAHVMLKSMFLDLFKGEEADRIDVEGLQYVLMVGAEEPRDNLSPVVHLRWYKVVTKRSGHKLPRVELEEVGPKFDFKVGRVRPASAEAMKEAMKQGKRPNEEMRTKKNITMDSIGDKIGRVHLGKQDLKGLQTRKMKGLKRRAGIDDEDEGGDEDMMEVDEISEDEDESHKRVRTE is encoded by the exons ATGTTGCGCGAAGT CAAGCCCAAAAACCCGCGCATTGCGCGCATCCTCAAGGCGCGGGAACCGCAACTCATCGAGCCGCCCAAGAAGACGCTCCTCCTGCACGGCGCAAAATGTCCCCAAGTGCTGGACACTGTGCTGAAGACATTTCACTCCCTGACGAAGCCTCACTCGATTATGTTCCacaagaagaacgagaacATCCGCCCTTTTGAGAACACGGAGAGCATCGAGTTTTTGGCGAACAAGAATGATTGCGGCCTGGTTGTGTTCGGGAGCAGCAACAAGAAGCGACCTAATTGCGTGACGATTGCACGGATCTACAATACCCAGCTCTTGGATATGTGcgagctcctccttctccccgcTGCGGACGGCGAGACCATCCCGCCCATCAACGAGCTTGTCATGCACATCGGCGTGGAACTGCGACCGATGATGCTTTTCGCGGGTAGTCCTTGGGATGACCCGACCTCTTCAGCGCATGTGATGCTGAAGAGCATGTTCCTGGACCTGTTCAAGGGCGAAGAGGCCGACCGAATCGACGTCGAGGGTCTGCAGTATGTGCTTATGGTCGGTGCCGAGGAGCCCCGTGACAACCTGTCGCCAGTGGTTCATCTGCGGTGGTACAAGGTGGTCACCAAGCGTAGTGGCCATAAGCTGCCACGcgtggagctggaggaggtcgGACCCAAATTCGATTTCAAGGTCGGCCGCGTGCGCCCGGCCTCCGCGGAGGCCATGAAGGAGGCCATGAAGCAGGGCAAGCGGCCGAATGAGGAGATGAGGACCAAGAAGAATATCACAATGGACTCGATCGGTGATAAGATTGGTCGTGTGCATCTGGGCAAGCAGGATCTGAAGGGCTTGCAGACTCGCAAAATGAAGGGTCTCAAGCGTCGCGCGGGGATagacgatgaggatgagggtggCGATGAGGATATGATGGAGGTGGACGAGATCTctgaggatgaggacgagaGCCACAAGCGTGTGCGGACCGAGTAG
- a CDS encoding uncharacterized protein (ID:PFLUO_002028-T1.cds;~source:funannotate), with the protein MAENESSMAAAQGAFEPERKVNGTHPDRMDHAPHHQSTVSQVPGQGPPVHRSTVSQVANPEYMKLANPGPLGLLAFAITTFVVGLYECGAGLPHSNPDGNVGPNQASFGIVVFMGGTAQILAGLMEFRVGNTFGTTLHCSYGAFWLSYGMFSLPEIGIEAAYKGDKRAYTFAIGIYLIMWGFLTFLFLIAALRTNVAILLVLFFLFLAYFFLAIANFTATEHATASLHLNKTGGAFAVVCAFFAFYAGASGLMVQDTTWVRFPLGEIPV; encoded by the exons atggccgaAAACGAGAGCTCGATGGCCGCTGCTCAGGGTGCCTTCGAACCCGAAAGAAAAGTGAATGGCACACATCCAGATCGCATGGATCATGCGCCTCACCACCAGTCCACTGTGTCACAGGTGCCCGGTCAGGGGCCTCCTGTTCATCGGTCCACTGTATCACAGGTGGCCAACCCGGAGTACATGAAGCTGGCGAACCCTGGTCCCCTTGGTTTGCTTGCTTTCGCGATAACAACGTTTGTAGTTGGTCTTTATGAATGCGGTGCTGG ACTGCCTCACTCAAACCCGGATGGCAACGTCGGGCCTAACCAGGCTTCTTTTGGAATTGTGGTGTTCATGGGTGGGACCGCTCAGATTCTTGCTGGACTGATGGAATTCCGTGTCGGTAACACCTTTGGTACCACGCTTCACTGCTCGTACGGTGCATTCTGGCTGAGTTATGGAATGTTCTCTCTGCCAGAGATCGGCATCGAAGCCGCCTACAAAGGTGACAAGAGGGCATACACTTTTGCCATCGGAATTTACCTAATCATGTGGGGGTTTTTGACATTTCTGTTTCTCATTGCCGCGCTCCGGACGAACGTCGCcatcctgctcgtcctcttcttcctgttcctTGCCTACTTCTTTCTGGCCATTGCCAACTTCACCGCTACCGAACATGCCACTGCCAGCCTGCATCTAAACAAAACAGGTGGGGCCTTTGCCGTGGTCTGcgccttctttgccttctATGCCGGCGCATCCGGTCTCATGGTGCAGGACACCACCTGGGTTCGCTTCCCACTCGGCGAGATCCCGGTGTAG
- a CDS encoding uncharacterized protein (ID:PFLUO_002032-T1.cds;~source:funannotate) — MEYFGGASAANNTTTTETTPLLLGEPIPDPIPGPKSADIKPSDPGSWQQEIRIILRYSAPLALALLLQYALTTSSIFVVGHLGKREIGAVSLANMTATITGYSVYQGFSTCLDTLCPQAYGCGKKTLVGLHLQRLTMLLLFLTVPIAALWLNADRLFALILPAQDDETALLAGLYLKIVLAGAPGYACFEAGKRFLQAQGMFAACLFVLLVCTAFNAFLGWFLVWSVQKLNWGFIGAPIAVAITNNLLPILLALYVYLIRGRECWHPLSGQIWRNWGPMMRLALPSWLMMEAEFIVWELLTLASSHLGPTELAAQSALMTVSCFAFYIGFSVSVAGGTHIAMLVGAGALRRAAVATRVVLCLALTVGASDLVLLISLRHAVPVLFSNNPQVCHLITKVLPLCALLQIPDAFAASLNGVLRAVGRPDLGSYVQIPVYYLLAFPLSLGLAFGMDWSLIGLWTGLSLGQVLNVLIEGGLLWFLVDWEKAARDASTRSMLP, encoded by the exons ATGGAGTATTTTGGAGGGGCCTCTGCTGCGAATAACACGACGACGACAGAGACAACCCCTCTACTACTGGGCGAGCCAATCCCAGACCCAATCCCAGGCCCAAAATCCGCCGACATCAAACCCTCAGACCCAGGATCATGGCAACAAGAAATCAGAATCATCCTGCGGTACTCTGCGCCGCTAGCCCTAGCCCTCCTGCTACAATATGCCCTAAcgacatcctccatcttcgtcgtcggccaCCTCGGCAAGCGCGAGATTGGCGCCGTCAGTCTGGCCAACATGACCGCCACCATCACGGGCTACTCGGTCTACCAGGGGTTTTCGACGTGTCTTGACACGTTGTGTCCCCAGGCATACGGATGTGGCAAGAAGACGCTGGTGGGACTGCATCTGCAGCGACTGACGATGCTGCTGCTATTCCTCACGGTGCCTATCGCGGCGTTGTGGTTGAATGCAGACCGGCTCTTTGCGTTGATATTGCCGGCCCAGGACGATGAGACGGCGTTGCTCGCGGGGCTTTATCTTAAGATTGTGCTGGCTGGGGCACCTGGGTATGCTTGCTTCGAGGCTGGAAAGCGCTTCCTCCAGGCGCAGGGTATGTTTGCTGCTTGTCTTTTCGTCCTACTGGTTTGCACTGCGTTTAATGCATTCCTGGGCTGGTTCCTCGTCTGG TCCGTGCAGAAACTGAACTGGGGTTTCATCGGCGCTCCGATCGCAGTAGCAATcaccaacaacctccttccCATTCTGCTCGCGCTCTACGTCTACCTAATCCGCGGCCGCGAATGCTGGCACCCGCTCTCCGGGCAGATCTGGCGGAACTGGGGCCCAATGATGCGCCTCGCGCTGCCCAGCTGGCTCATGATGGAAGCCGAGTTTATCGTGTGGGAGCTTCTCACGCTTGCGTCGTCGCATCTCGGTCCCACAGAGCTGGCGGCCCAGTCGGCCCTGATGActgtttcttgttttgcgTTCTATATTGGTTTCTCTGTTTCCGTTGCGGGCGGTACGCATATCGCTATGCTTGTTGGTGCGGGTGCATTGCGTCGCGCAGCGGTTGCGACTCGGGTGGTTCTCTGTCTGGCACTGACCGTTGGAGCGAGCGATTTGGTGCTTCTGATTTCGTTGCGGCATGCTGTGCCTGTTCTTTTTTCGAATAACCCGCAGGTCTGCCACCTGATCACGAAGGTGCTCCCGCTATGTGCGCTGCTGCAGATCCCGGATGCCTTTGCCGCCTCGCTGAATGGCGTGCTTCGCGCTGTGGGGAGACCGGATCTGGGCAGTTACGTCCAAATCCCCGTTTACTATCTCTTAGCGTTCCCGCTGAGTCTGGGTCTTGCCTTTGGGATGGATTGGAGTTTGATTGGTCTGTGGACGGGGCTTTCTCTTGGTCAGGTGCTGAATGTTTTGATCGAGGGTGGTCTGTTGTGGTTTCTTGTCGACTGGGAGAAGGCCGCGAGAGATGCATCTACGAGGAGCATGTTGCCTTGA
- a CDS encoding uncharacterized protein (ID:PFLUO_002029-T1.cds;~source:funannotate), translated as MVRLLTDRQAEELHKSIIAYLSANDLPETAATLRKELAIAEDSFDASTVKKYETLLEKKWTSTIMDLESRNATLQSELDSSTPASLRARNKDPESWLPQQHPRYSLHSHRDTINCIAFHPKFSSIASGSDDFTIKIWDWELGELEMTLKGHTRAVRGLDYGGPPGGILLASCSSDLTIKLWNPTDGYKNFRTLQGHDHIVSAVRFIPNGSLLASASKDNDVRLWDVTNGYCVKTISGHTGWVRDVCPSIDGKFLLSTGDDMTVRLWDISLAKPENKLTLIGHENFNECCAIAPPTSYRYLAPLAGLKVSSAGTTAEFMATGSRDKTIRLWDARGKCLMTLIGHDNWVRAVVFHPGGKYLLSVSDDKTIRCWDLSQEGKCVKTLRDAHESFVTCLKWAPGIAKDIHTDPASASGAQTADGTEAPKSKAGGETSQIRCVIATGSVDQKLQIFAG; from the exons ATGGTCCGTTTGTTAACGGATCGGCAAGCTGAAGAGCT GCACAAGTCTATCATAGCGTACCTCTCGGCGAACGACCTACCGGAGACGGCTGCGACCCTCAGGAAGGAActggccattgccgaggACAGCTTCGATGCAAGTACAGTGAAAAAGTATGAAAcactgctggagaagaaATGGACAAGCACG ATAATGGATCTTGAGTCCCGAAATGCAACCTTGCAATCGGAACTTGACAGCTCGACGCCTGCCTCCCTCCGTGCACGCAATAAAGACCCCGAATCCTGGCTTCCGCAGCAGCATCCCCGGTACTCACTGCATTCGCATCGCGACACCATCAATTGTATCGCATTTCATCCCAAATTTTCTTCCATTGCCTCCGGGTCTGACGACTTCACGATTAAAATATGGGACTGGGAACTGGGAGAATTGGAGATGACACTGAAGGGTCATACAAGGGCGGTGCGCGGACTCGATTATGGCGGACCTCCAGGGGGCATCCTTTTAGCCTCCTGCAGTTCCGACCTTACCATCAAGCTATGGAATCCGACAGACGGGTATAAAAATTTTCGGACGCTACAGGGCCACGACCATATTGTCAGCGCTGTGCGGTTCATACCAAATGGGAGCTTGCTTGCCAGTGCGAGCAAAGACAATGACGTAAGGTTATGGGATGTAACTAATGGGTATTGCGTGAAAACGATATCAGGGCACACGGGCTGGGTGCGAGACGTCTGCCCATCTATTGATGGAAAGTTCCTGCTCTCTACCGGAGACGACATGACGGTCCGACTGTGGGACATTTCTTTGGCAAAACCGGAGAATAAGCTGACCTTGATCGGCCATGAGAACTTCAATGAGTGCTGCGCGATTGCTCCACCAACATCCTACCGCTACCTTGCGCCTTTAGCCGGATTGAAGGTCTCATCTGCAGGGACTACCGCAGAGTTCATGGCGACTGGATCGCGCGACAAGACCATCAGACTATGGGACGCCCGCGGGAAATGTCTCATGACGTTGATCGGCCATGACAACTGGGTACGGGCGGTTGTTTTCCACCCCGGAGGGAAATATCTTCTCTCTGTCTCGGATGACAAGACAATACGCTGTTGGGACTTGAGCCAAGAAGGGAAATGTGTGAAGACGCTTAGGGATGCACATGAAAGTTTCGTCACTTGCTTGAAGTGGGCTCCGGGGATAGCCAAAGATATACACACGGATCCAGCTAGCGCCTCAGGGGCACAGACTGCGGACGGCACAGAGGCACCGAAGAGTAAGGCCGGCGGAGAAACCTCACAGATCCGTTGTGTTATTGCGACTGGCAGCGTGGATCAGAAGCTACAGATATTCGCGGGCTGA
- a CDS encoding uncharacterized protein (ID:PFLUO_002033-T1.cds;~source:funannotate) — translation MARSRRASPVDAPKFAAIMIARQCYYHPSPTRRDKAEEPSIPQLTWTPKSTPVSISVAGDLPRGTDNSPESGYNRGTGLSTMENLLVPSMTSHYDDDGGLLHHSSPHLTRTGISVPAQSYPVTPALIVKGVEVLRFFLDVDLSPHGLCESLEKEISPWGGPLARAAWRAAQSTMRKLEAGSSIDRLTSTVLALFEQTARPLHLPASAANDALVDALSGESLRWETIGMCCAHIGSCSARGMVRLRTEQVTASNSYPGSAHHSRLRMDMDGRATTMLKALDASTQCRAFCGEIEQVNDLVLWLLTMTSSFSTWCCGDDSSRSWWLMGDLASAITAMGLHRGFDNAESANVPPYLLELRKRAVSLAHELDKGLATFVGRPPRLHRRYFVLDLPLDLSNKVVMGPVEEFEAAKTELLDEKGWNRHEVLVHTASRHRSLWLLSVIREEVLELLLGPPLPESVSQAREILQRASTVWESIPSRHYDASMRDSLPLKTLWHTIGPRMEYRYSEFLLHKLLIGQSEGNRDLMIQTSHEVLDLALALLKKENAFARERLDLEFMVAFYAMPCASVLIMELLRQSGQLQQSPTLNRSTAIQNISVLISYCDSLVVSGQSNYRLCKQAQTTFSRCLDQILAGPTPSCQDTMSWPRRPEMQDLVSLGSMDFGMKDLYPQDPEWLAWLETFDMDGL, via the exons ATGGCACGCTCTCGTCGTGCGAGCCCTGTCGACGCTCCAAAATTCGCTGCGATCATG ATTGCTCGACAGTGCTACTACCATCCCTCCCCGACGAGACGCGACAAAGCGGAGGAGCCGAGTATTCCTCAACTAACCTG GACTCCGAAGAGCACGCCTGTCTCGATCTCGGTGGCTGGTGATCTCCCTAGGGGGACCGACAACTCGCCGGAGAGTGGGTATAATCGCGGTACGGGATTATCGACCATGGAAAACTTGCTAGTGCCTTCTATGACATCGCATTatgacgatgatggtgggCTGTTGCACCACTCATCACCGCACCTAACCCGGACTGGCATTTCCGTGCCCGCGCAGTCATACCCAGTGACACCTGCGCTCATTGTCAAAGGGGTGGAAGTGCTCCGATTCTTCCTAGACGTAGATCTTTCCCCCCATGGCTTATGTGAGagcctggagaaggagatttCGCCATGGGGCGGGCCGCTTGCCAGAGCAGCATGGCGTGCAGCGCAGAGTACTATGCGGAAGCTGGAAGCAGGCTCTTCTATAGACCGACTGACCAGTACGGTGTTGGCCCTCTTCGAACAGACGGCCCGGCCGCTGCATCTGCCGGCGTCCGCTGCAAATGACGCACTCGTGGATGCTCTCTCCGGGGAGAGCTTACGCTGGGAGACGATTGGAATGTGCTGCGCGCACATTGGCAGCTGCAGTGCCAGGGGGATGGTGAGGCTAAGAACAGAACAGGTTACGGCCTCGAATTCCTATCCGGGCTCAGCCCATCATAGTCGCCTGCGTATGGACATGGACGGCCGGGCCACCACCATGCTCAAAGCCCTCGACGCCAGCACCCAGTGCCGGGCGTTCTGTGGCGAAATTGAGCAAGTTAACGACCTAGTGCTGTGGCTGTTGACCATGACATCAAGCTTCAGTACCTGGTGCTGTGGCGATGACTCCTCTCGTTCATGGTGGCTGATGGGCGACTTGGCCTCCGCCATAACCGCTATGGGCCTGCATCGAGGCTTCGACAATGCAGAGTCAGCAAACGTTCCCCCTTATCTGCTGGAGCTCCGCAAGCGGGCAGTTTCTCTGGCTCATGAGCTTGACAAGGGATTGGCGACATTTGTCGGTCGACCGCCGCGGCTCCACCGGCGATATTTTGTGCTTGATCTGCCGCTGGATCTGTCCAACAAAGTTGTCATGGGTCCGGTGGAGGAATTTGAAGCTGCGAAAACAGAGTTGCTCGATGAAAAGGGCTGGAACCGTCACGAGGTATTGGTGCACACAGCCTCACGGCATCGATCCCTTTGGCTGCTGAGTGTGATTCGCGAGGAGGTCCTGGAGCTCCTACTTGGCCCGCCGCTTCCTGAATCTGTTTCTCAGGCAAG AGAAATTCTTCAGAGAGCGTCCACTGTCTGGGAGTCGATTCCCTCGAGGCATTACGATGCATCCATGCGAGACAGCCTGCCATTGAAGACTCTTTGGCATACCATTGGCCCTCGAATGGAGTACCGCTATTCTGAGTTCCTCCTGCATAAGCTACTCATTGGTCAGAGCGAGGGAAACCGCGACTTGATGATCCAGACTTCCCATGAAGTCCTGGACTTGGCGCTGGCCCttttgaagaaggaaaatgCATTCGCTCGAGAGAGACTAGATCTCGAATTCATG GTGGCGTTTTACGCCATGCCTTGCGCGAGCGTTCTCATTATGGAGCTGCTCCGGCAGAGtggccagctccagcagTCGCCGACACTCAATCGCTCGACCGCAATTCAGAACATCAGCGTCCTCATCTCGTACTGCGACTCTCTGGTTGTCTCGGGTCAGAGCAACTATCGACTCTGCAAGCAGGCGCAGACCACCTTCTCGCGATGTCTCGATCAAATACTAGCTGGGCCTACGCCATCTTGCCAGGACACCATGAGCTGGCCTAGGCGGCCGGAAATGCAAGATCTCGTCTCTCTGGGCTCCATGGACTTTGGCATGAAAGATTTGTATCCCCAAGATCCTGAGTGGTTGGCGTGGCTAGAGACTTTTGACATGGACGGGCTTTGA
- a CDS encoding uncharacterized protein (ID:PFLUO_002031-T1.cds;~source:funannotate) translates to MDIVLSRLDALALNPDLAPFLAILKGARNGIVYGSKVRFPHALVMIFLFRSGTFREKLKLVLKATRQHARNLSTFAVVYKSSMLVLKHISPTGAGKEGRYDSFFAGLMGGYTVFGRQPGSVSQQIVIYVFARVMLSLAKLAIQENMHPLSSLITPEARAQITNNAWPVFASLTWAFVMYIFRWYPDTLVNSLRSSMVYIYADSDHWDSFRNLFIHNK, encoded by the exons ATGGACATAGTCTTG TCCCGCCTGGACGCCCTAGCGCTCAACCCAGATCTTGCCCCGTTTCTGGCCATCCTCAAGGGCGCGCGCAATGGAATCGTCTACGGGTCCAAAGTGCGGTTCCCGCATGCTTTGGT GATGATATTTCTCTTCCGGTCTGGAAC ATTCCGGGAAAAGCTCAAGCTCGTCCTCAAAGCCACCCGTCAACATGCGCGGAACCTCTCCACGTTCGCTGTGGTCTACAAGTCCTCCATGCTTGTATTGAAGCACATAAGTCCCACCGGCGCTGGGAAGGAGGGCCGATACGATAGCTTCTTCGCCGGATTGATGGGCGGATACACTGTGTTCGGACGGCAGCCGGGGAGCGTTAGCCAACAG ATTGTCATCTACGTCTTCGCTCGCGTGATGCTCTCCCtcgccaagctggccatCCAGGAGAATATGCAccccctctcctctctcATCACCCCGGAAGCCCGCGCGCAGATTACGAATAACGCCTGGCCCGTGTTCGCGAGTCTGACCTGGGCCTTTGTCATGTACATCTTCCGGTGGTACCCTGACACTCTGGTAAACAGTCTGCGGAGCAGTATGGTGTACAT CTACGCCGACTCCGACCACTGGGATTCGTTCCGCAACCTTTTCATTCACAACAAATGA